In the genome of Solibacillus silvestris, one region contains:
- a CDS encoding helicase, whose translation MQYLFNTKLPFLQVFRIKLSELRPGYFRATAYNQNDLILPTANWIPSLFFKFEQSFYGLHTSLEERDLIISASHLLDVLSPAYRHPFLDFAAYDDETVNHFQAIQTTLPLWNDPKLWQQANVTEEGFTFSNDLLQHAVEQKLMDAGLSKEDTLALIPFFQNGGWPMQTSHVFDGVKVALRLSEPEENEENWLLETVLISPNAAKHWTPASSKLKLPILDALPKKWSAIANDIEKLQNQIVDLIQLNAESAQFIHTQFNDQEVREFLRLELTKLQALGFDVILPAWLKELRQSKMRVRVSANNQSARSVAGLDDILTFKWQFSMNGEEISAEAFQKLVAEKREFVRIGTEWFRIDAEWLNEMRELMDQAKEENWTVRDLLFRELPETLTAPIEDDTEDDAERDDPLFAFEMQQSLQEYIDQLQNKKGLPKVAVPAKLHAELRPYQQEGFEWLVFMRDQKFGACLADDMGLGKTVQLITYMLHTVSVLQIDKPILIVCPTSVVGNWQKELTRFAPDLEVYTHYGPRRLKGDDLTSYIATQRPHVILSTYGTVTQDADDLQLIDWATVALDEAQNIKNMQTLQSRAIRKLKGEHHIALTGTPVENRLSELWAIFDFIHKGYLGSFTRFTENFITPIEREESESHKRVLRMKIRPFLLRRSKRDPELQLNLPDKQESLEFCALTPEQAAHYEGYIQDTLATLEELTGFEKKGRILKMLNKLKQLCNHPALFLKEPFEDANTMVSRSVKLKRIIEMTKEIIDNGEQCLIFTQYIGMGNLIQHCLTELYNVEVPFLTGSMPKNQRDNLVDQFQAGEFPVFLLSLKAGGTGLNLTAATHVLHADRWWNPAVENQATDRAYRIGQTQFVQVHKFVTIGTIEEKIDKMIAMKSALSEELIQSSKWLTELDDSELMDLLILDTGNIK comes from the coding sequence ATGCAATATTTATTTAATACGAAGCTACCCTTTCTACAAGTCTTTCGCATAAAGCTTTCAGAGCTGCGTCCCGGTTACTTCCGCGCTACTGCGTACAATCAAAATGATTTAATTTTACCGACAGCCAATTGGATTCCTTCTCTCTTTTTCAAATTTGAGCAAAGTTTTTACGGGCTGCACACTTCATTGGAAGAGCGTGATTTAATCATATCGGCATCTCATTTGCTAGACGTTCTGTCACCAGCATACCGTCACCCGTTCTTGGATTTTGCTGCATATGATGATGAAACCGTTAATCACTTTCAAGCAATCCAGACGACATTGCCGCTCTGGAATGACCCAAAGCTTTGGCAGCAGGCAAATGTAACAGAAGAAGGCTTTACATTTTCCAATGACCTATTGCAACATGCAGTTGAACAAAAACTGATGGATGCCGGACTTTCCAAAGAAGATACGCTTGCACTGATTCCATTTTTCCAAAATGGCGGCTGGCCGATGCAAACTTCTCATGTATTTGATGGTGTAAAGGTGGCACTGCGTTTAAGCGAGCCAGAAGAAAATGAGGAAAACTGGCTGTTGGAAACGGTGCTTATTAGTCCAAATGCCGCAAAACATTGGACACCTGCTTCGTCAAAACTGAAACTGCCGATATTGGATGCACTGCCGAAAAAGTGGAGTGCAATTGCTAATGACATTGAAAAGCTGCAAAATCAAATAGTTGATTTAATTCAATTAAATGCTGAAAGTGCTCAGTTTATTCATACACAATTCAATGATCAGGAAGTACGTGAATTTTTACGTCTCGAACTTACTAAATTACAGGCTTTAGGCTTTGATGTGATTTTACCGGCTTGGCTTAAGGAACTCCGTCAATCGAAAATGCGTGTACGTGTCAGTGCCAATAACCAATCGGCACGCAGTGTAGCAGGGCTGGACGATATTTTGACATTCAAATGGCAGTTCTCGATGAATGGCGAAGAAATTTCCGCAGAAGCCTTCCAGAAACTCGTTGCTGAAAAACGTGAATTTGTCCGTATTGGCACGGAATGGTTCCGTATTGATGCAGAGTGGCTCAATGAAATGCGTGAACTGATGGATCAGGCAAAAGAAGAAAATTGGACAGTACGCGATTTACTGTTCCGTGAGCTGCCTGAAACATTAACTGCACCTATTGAAGATGATACAGAAGATGATGCTGAGCGCGACGACCCGTTATTTGCATTTGAGATGCAGCAATCACTGCAGGAATATATTGATCAACTGCAAAATAAAAAAGGTCTGCCAAAAGTAGCTGTACCAGCCAAGCTTCATGCTGAGCTGCGTCCATACCAGCAGGAAGGCTTTGAATGGCTTGTTTTCATGCGTGACCAAAAATTCGGTGCCTGTCTGGCAGATGATATGGGACTTGGTAAAACCGTTCAGCTTATTACGTATATGCTCCATACCGTTTCCGTTCTGCAAATTGATAAACCGATATTGATTGTGTGCCCGACATCTGTTGTCGGCAACTGGCAAAAAGAGCTTACTCGTTTCGCTCCTGACTTGGAAGTATATACACATTACGGGCCACGACGTTTAAAAGGTGATGACCTGACAAGCTATATCGCAACACAGCGTCCGCATGTCATCCTTTCCACATATGGTACGGTCACTCAGGATGCAGATGACTTACAGCTTATAGACTGGGCAACGGTCGCTTTGGATGAGGCACAAAATATAAAAAATATGCAAACATTGCAATCCCGTGCAATCCGTAAATTAAAAGGCGAGCATCATATAGCGTTAACAGGTACACCTGTTGAAAACCGTCTTTCCGAGCTGTGGGCCATTTTTGATTTTATTCATAAAGGCTATTTAGGTAGCTTTACAAGATTTACCGAAAACTTTATTACACCAATTGAACGGGAAGAGTCGGAATCCCATAAACGTGTTTTACGTATGAAAATCCGTCCGTTCTTACTACGCCGTTCAAAACGCGATCCCGAGCTTCAGCTGAATTTGCCTGACAAGCAGGAATCCCTTGAATTTTGTGCACTTACCCCTGAGCAGGCAGCACATTATGAAGGCTATATTCAAGATACTTTAGCGACACTTGAAGAGCTCACCGGCTTCGAGAAAAAGGGACGTATTTTAAAAATGCTTAACAAGTTAAAACAGCTGTGCAATCACCCTGCCCTGTTTTTAAAAGAGCCTTTTGAAGATGCCAATACGATGGTTTCTCGATCTGTAAAGCTTAAACGCATTATTGAGATGACGAAGGAAATTATCGATAATGGCGAACAATGCTTAATCTTTACACAGTATATCGGAATGGGTAATTTAATTCAGCATTGTTTAACAGAGCTTTATAATGTTGAAGTTCCGTTTTTAACAGGTAGTATGCCGAAAAATCAACGCGACAATTTAGTCGATCAGTTCCAGGCTGGCGAGTTCCCAGTGTTTTTACTGTCGCTTAAGGCCGGTGGAACAGGTCTTAACTTAACCGCTGCAACACATGTACTCCATGCCGATCGCTGGTGGAATCCGGCAGTCGAAAATCAGGCGACAGACCGGGCATACCGTATCGGACAAACCCAATTTGTGCAAGTGCATAAGTTTGTGACGATTGGAACGATTGAAGAAAAAATCGATAAAATGATTGCAATGAAATCAGCACTGTCCGAAGAATTAATTCAATCAAGTAAATGGTTGACTGAACTTGATGATTCAGAACTGATGGATTTACTCATTTTAGATACAGGCAATATAAAATAA
- a CDS encoding transcriptional regulator, protein MIQVQFMKPFYTKMTGTKLRLVFAYQYFSITKDEEVFHFIPIEGKEMIIDLNSMQVENLSEVFVFQRGNRFVRLPLYQLLLVSNVHEYLMPIIENVSNNVTPLKNETSPEFDEEVEGIVRVLEESNLSRLIDEALESRDEVLFHNLIAEKERLTGGYAS, encoded by the coding sequence ATGATTCAAGTTCAATTTATGAAGCCATTCTATACAAAAATGACGGGCACGAAATTACGCTTAGTCTTTGCTTATCAATACTTTTCCATTACAAAAGATGAGGAAGTTTTTCATTTCATTCCGATTGAAGGGAAAGAAATGATTATTGATTTAAATTCAATGCAAGTCGAAAATTTATCGGAAGTATTTGTATTCCAGCGCGGCAATCGTTTCGTACGTCTCCCGCTGTATCAGCTTTTACTCGTATCAAACGTACACGAATATTTAATGCCGATTATTGAAAATGTCTCAAATAATGTAACACCGTTAAAAAATGAAACGTCACCGGAATTTGATGAGGAAGTGGAAGGGATTGTGCGGGTATTGGAAGAAAGTAACTTATCCCGTTTGATCGATGAAGCACTCGAATCACGTGACGAAGTATTATTCCACAATTTAATTGCGGAAAAGGAACGATTAACTGGAGGCTATGCATCGTGA